The following is a genomic window from Leptospira bouyouniensis.
ATATTTGTATTGAGTATTAAATCCCTTTAGCTTCGTATATATTTCTTTTTTACATAAGTAGGCTTGGTGATTAGAAGGATTCCCAATAAAAAAATCAAAATCAGTCAAGGTTTTAGGTTTCCATCGTTTTAAACCAAAAAACATTTTGGCTTCACCACATACATAATCTACTTTTGGATCGTTAGTAAATGAAACTAATTTTTCTAATGCATTGGGATGTAAAAAATAATCATCGGCATTTAAAAATAAAATCCACTTTCCATTTGCTAATGGTAAAGCTCGATTCATGGCATCATAAACACCTGAGTCTCTTCCTGAAAAAAATCGAATCTGATTTCCAAACGATTTGATCTTTTCAACTGTTTGATCCGTACTCAGACCATCCCAAACTAATACTTCAAAATTTACATTCTTTTGGCTTAAAGCAGAATTTATTGTGCGAACAATCGTATCTTCCGCATTTCTTACAACTGTGATTATGGTTACTAATGGTTTTTTAATTTGCATTTAATTGAGAAAGTGATTCATAGATCAATATATGTTGATCAGCACATCGATTCCAGGAAAAATTCTTTACACGATCGAAACCTTGCCTTATCAGTTTTTCTTTTAAATGTTTTTCACTCAATATTTCTTTTATTTTATTTTTTAAATCAATTGGATCTTTAGGGTCAAAATAAGAAGCTGCATCACCTGCAACCTCATAAAATACTTCGATATTGCTACACAAAACGGGACAGCCGACCGACATGGATTCAAGTAAAGGAATACCAAACCCTTCATATAGAGATGGATAAATAAATAAACTAGCATTTCTGTAAAAAGAAGCCAATTGGGCATCTGAAATAATCGAATTCCAATAAACAGAATCTCCTAATCCAAGATTCTCAATAGATTTTTGTTCCGATAATGAGAAGCCTCCTCCTCCCACACATAACAAATAGATTTGTTCTTCCTCTCTTAAAATTGAAAAAGCGTTTAGGAGAACAGAAAAATTCTTGTAGTCCGATCGATTTCCTACAAACAATAAATATTCATTGAAAGGTAAATTATTTGAAATCACCATTTCCGAACTTAAATCACCTGCCAAATATATAACCGATACCTTTTCTTTTGATACCGAAGGATACAAACGCAAAAGATCGTTTTTAGTAGTATGAGATATACAGATAATATGATCCGCAATCTCACATAATTTTTGTCTATTCTTTAGAATAAAATTAGAATCACCATAATATTCAGGAAACAATTCATGTACACAATCGTATACGGTAATTATCATTTTCGTTCTGCTATTTTCTAAGGCATCTAAGTAATATGATTGAAAATATGTAGGATGAAAAATTGTAAAATCATTCGACAGCAGTTCATTACAAACAACTCCTTCTATTTTTTTGATCTGCTTTCTTAGACTAAATTTAAAAATACCTCTTTCTCGTTTTATTAAAAATTCAGGAAGTGAAAAACCAAAATATAAATAAATTCTTTCGATTATTTTATAAACCCTATAAAGAGAAATGCAACCTGGTAGATTGATTTGTTCATTTGTAACTCGATCTATCAAAATTCCTCTCGAATATGAATCAACCTTAACGGATGTCTCGACATTGATATTACGTTCTCTTAAACGACGTAAGATCTCTAAGAAAATTTTGGAAATGCCACCAAACCTGTTTTGAAAAAAAATCTGATGATCAATGATTATGTTCATATATACTTAGATATGCTTCTATTGATAACAACTTGGTCTTCTCCCAATTATATAGCTTAGATCTCTCAAAAGCACGAGTTGCCATGATTATCCTTAACTTTCCATTACGCAGATATATTTCCATTTTTCGTGTTATTTCACTTACATCATTTGGATCTGCGTATATTCCTGAATCTCCCACTACTTCTGGCAAAGAGGAAGTATTGGAAACCAAAACTGGAACACCACATTGCATCGCCTCGAGTGGTGGTAAACCAAAACCTTCATAAAATGACATATAAACAAAAAACATTGCACCCGAATAAATTGGTGAAAACAATTCATCTGGTACAAAACCAATAAAAACGATTCGATTTCGTTGCTCTAAAGTAAAATTTCCAAGTAATTTTTCTCTTTCAGTTCCCCAACCTTTCCCACCAATTAATGCCAGTTTTAGCTCAGGATAATCTGTTAAACATTCCATTGCTAGAAAAGCATTGATTGTATTTTTAAGATTTTTCCTAGGTTCTAAAGTACCAACACTAAGTATATACTCACCTTGTATCAACCCGAAGTTTTCCAATACTTTGTTTATTTTTTTATCTGAAATTTCTTTATAAAAAAGATTGGAGGCTGCAAGAGGAGTTACGTAGATTTGTTTCTTTGAAATAGAATTAGTACAAAGAAGTATATCCTTCTTGCTATATTCCGAAATCGTAATCACCGAATCGATTTTATTTAGATCTCGAATGAGTTTCCATACAACTTCGTCTTGGTTACCTTCAAAATATTGTGGATACAATAATGAAATTACATCGTAAATTGTTACAATTTTACCAATATCCGAATTTAAAATATACTTCGTAATCGGTAAAAATGTACTGTGAAATATAAATTCTTTGGTTAATGCAGCGTTAGGGATGGGGCGAAGGTATTCATTTAATCCTAATAAAGAAAGCCAAGGATCTACTAAAGTTGTGAAGATTGACTTTAATAATTCAGAAAAGAAGGGATATTTTTTCCAGTCTAATCGATTTAAAATCCATTGGTAGTATTTAAAGACTAAATCTTTTTTTGATGAATAATTTTTAGGGATAAATAAAAATTGATCATTTAAGCGAATGCCTTGTTTCTCTAAATAAACCCGTAGATCACAAATATTGCCATGTATCGAACTTAGATACAATTCTATAGAAGTATCTTTCAGTAATTGAAAAAGTACATTCTCAATTACGCGAAAGATCCCTGTTTTTGCCTTATTACTTTTTACAGACCAAGCAAGGACCGATATATCATAAATTACTTTCAAATTGTTTAAACTCTTTTTCGGAACTCTGAATATCGGAATTCGACTTTAAGTATGGAAAAGAAGTTAGCTGATCAAATAAAAAATACTTTTGCGTATGTTGATTAAAACATATGGCACGTAAAATTTGGCTTCCACTTAATTCAAAAATCTGAATCAAACTTTGACCGTATGGCAGATGTACTAACTTTTTTATATATTCTTTGTTAATCATATAATTAGCGTGAAAAGTATTTCAAATAAAAAAAATAGAATCTGAAAAGTAAACTTAGTAACAAAGAATGTTTTATATTTGGAAATTGACTTTTTATGAAATAAAAACTATAGTGAAACAACCAATGATCTGACGTTTTACCTACAACTTTCTTCTGCATTTGAACGATCTCACGATGAACATTCAAATTCTGACTTGTTTTTGTATTTTCATGAATTCTTGTACAAGCAAGAATTTCTGGTAAAAAAATAAAAGTAGATTCCTTAGAAATTCTTAACCAGTATTCATAATCCATACAATATCCGAGTGATTCATTTAAAAAACCAATTTTTGAAAGTACTTCTGATTTTAGAAATACTGTTGGCTGGCAAATGATACAGTATTCTATCAACCGCTCCTTCGAAAACGATTCAATAGGATAAAATTCAAGGAACTTATCTTCTTTATCAATATGTAATCCAACTCCATAGAGACCATAATTGCCAGGTTCCTTTAATGCATCAGATGCTTTCTGTATTGCCGAAGGCATATAGATATCATCAGAATTTAACCATGCAATAATGGATCCTTTTGCTAACTTCCAACCCTTATTGATTGCATGAGTTTGGCCATTATCTTTTTCAGAATACCAACGGTAACTTATACCCAAGCATTTTGTAGCATACGAAGTATTACCACTCAGTTTTCGAAAAGATAGATCTAGGTAATTTCCAATGATCTCTGCATTCTCAAACAGATCTGAATAAAACTTAATTCGATTGACTGAATTATCTTTTGATCCTCCATCCATCACGATAAAATCGAGATAAAACGAACCTTCTTGAGAAAGAATCGAATTAAGAGTTCGATCGATAAACTCACCTTGATTATAGGAAGGTGTTACTATGGTAATAATTTGGTTTTCTGAGATTTGGATCATGGAAGGATATTAATCAAACGGATAAAACTGAGGCTTTTTCCAGTCCCAAATTCGCTCAGGAAATATGTTTACATCTCCACCTCTGATATTCCACAATTGTGTTTTTTTAGAAAAAGCAGCCGATATATGAATTGTAATAGATAGCATGGCAAGAAACAAAAAAACCAGAGAAAATAATTGGCTATCTTGGAAATGTTTCCAAACGATAGCTAAAATCAAACCAAAAAAAGGAATGATATCTGTAAAAAATCTGGGTCCAACAGAATGACCACCCCACCAATGTGGAAACATTGAAATAGCAAGTAAATGCATAATCACCACGGTCAGACAGAGTAACAATATTGGTTTGTCAGGTCCCGAAATAAAAATAGTTAAAAAAATAACAAACAAAACAGGTGACCAAATTAAAATACCTCTATTAGGACTCAATAGGTTTCCGAATATTGCAATTCGAAACAGTTCCCAATCAAAGCTTAATCTATTCGAACGATAATATGGATGAATGAAATCATCAAAAAGGAAGAAGTTTAATATAAAGAATAAAACCAACATAATTAAAATAGTAATTATATACATCATTCTATTTGCTCGATAATTACGAATTAAATAATATGAAATGAAAACTAATGGAATTATGTTCGTCGGTCTAACCACAT
Proteins encoded in this region:
- a CDS encoding glycosyltransferase family 2 protein — translated: MIQISENQIITIVTPSYNQGEFIDRTLNSILSQEGSFYLDFIVMDGGSKDNSVNRIKFYSDLFENAEIIGNYLDLSFRKLSGNTSYATKCLGISYRWYSEKDNGQTHAINKGWKLAKGSIIAWLNSDDIYMPSAIQKASDALKEPGNYGLYGVGLHIDKEDKFLEFYPIESFSKERLIEYCIICQPTVFLKSEVLSKIGFLNESLGYCMDYEYWLRISKESTFIFLPEILACTRIHENTKTSQNLNVHREIVQMQKKVVGKTSDHWLFHYSFYFIKSQFPNIKHSLLLSLLFRFYFFYLKYFSR
- a CDS encoding glycosyltransferase family 4 protein; translated protein: MNIIIDHQIFFQNRFGGISKIFLEILRRLRERNINVETSVKVDSYSRGILIDRVTNEQINLPGCISLYRVYKIIERIYLYFGFSLPEFLIKRERGIFKFSLRKQIKKIEGVVCNELLSNDFTIFHPTYFQSYYLDALENSRTKMIITVYDCVHELFPEYYGDSNFILKNRQKLCEIADHIICISHTTKNDLLRLYPSVSKEKVSVIYLAGDLSSEMVISNNLPFNEYLLFVGNRSDYKNFSVLLNAFSILREEEQIYLLCVGGGGFSLSEQKSIENLGLGDSVYWNSIISDAQLASFYRNASLFIYPSLYEGFGIPLLESMSVGCPVLCSNIEVFYEVAGDAASYFDPKDPIDLKNKIKEILSEKHLKEKLIRQGFDRVKNFSWNRCADQHILIYESLSQLNAN
- a CDS encoding glycosyltransferase family 4 protein, which encodes MKVIYDISVLAWSVKSNKAKTGIFRVIENVLFQLLKDTSIELYLSSIHGNICDLRVYLEKQGIRLNDQFLFIPKNYSSKKDLVFKYYQWILNRLDWKKYPFFSELLKSIFTTLVDPWLSLLGLNEYLRPIPNAALTKEFIFHSTFLPITKYILNSDIGKIVTIYDVISLLYPQYFEGNQDEVVWKLIRDLNKIDSVITISEYSKKDILLCTNSISKKQIYVTPLAASNLFYKEISDKKINKVLENFGLIQGEYILSVGTLEPRKNLKNTINAFLAMECLTDYPELKLALIGGKGWGTEREKLLGNFTLEQRNRIVFIGFVPDELFSPIYSGAMFFVYMSFYEGFGLPPLEAMQCGVPVLVSNTSSLPEVVGDSGIYADPNDVSEITRKMEIYLRNGKLRIIMATRAFERSKLYNWEKTKLLSIEAYLSIYEHNH
- a CDS encoding glycosyltransferase family 2 protein, which gives rise to MQIKKPLVTIITVVRNAEDTIVRTINSALSQKNVNFEVLVWDGLSTDQTVEKIKSFGNQIRFFSGRDSGVYDAMNRALPLANGKWILFLNADDYFLHPNALEKLVSFTNDPKVDYVCGEAKMFFGLKRWKPKTLTDFDFFIGNPSNHQAYLCKKEIYTKLKGFNTQYKYSADVDFMFRVIQKGYVGKKSSDPIVHYSLGGLSTKNISKGVSELESIMAHFLDSDLHFAREARLVFHEGILPREIFLETLVSRNLSNSQWKEIVLFLGKKVSFESASPFLKSFLFFKSISINLIKRVVFLIVSLLPKRVL